The following nucleotide sequence is from Devosia salina.
GCCGGCGCGGCACCGGAAGTGCGGCTCGACCGCGAGCCTGTCTCGGTGGCGCCGCAGCGGCGTATCCACGTCGCGCCCCAGCCCGTCGAGCCCAGCTTCGAGCCCTCCGCCCGCATCAAGGCGCAGCCCGACTACGACGACACGGCCATCGACTATCCCGACGAACCGGAAGACGATGGAGTGCCCTTCGTGCCCGATGCGCCGGTGCCCGCCCGCACCCAGCGCGGCGATTCGCGCTTCCACCCGGCCGATCCGGCAGCGCCCCGCGTTGCTGCCCCGGCTCCGCGCCCGGCTCAGGGTCAGCGCGTGTTCCGGGAGGCCCAGGGGTCGCTGCTCGATGAGCCGCATGGCTTCGAACTGCCTGAACTCAGCCTCCTGGCCGAGCCCAAGCGGGGCGGCCCCTTGCCCGAACATGCACCCGAGCACCTTGAGGACATGGCGCGCCAGCTCGAGGCGGTGCTGGCCGATTTCGGCGTCAAGGGCGACATCATCAATGTCCGTCCCGGGCCCGTGGTCACGCTGTTCGAACTCGAACCGGCACCCGGCATCAAGTCGAGCCGCGTCATCTCCCTGGCCGACGACATTGCCCGTTCGATGAGCGCCATTTCGGCCCGCGTCGCGGTGGTGCCCGGCCGCAATGCCATCGGCATCGAATTGCCCAACCAGACGCGCGAAACCGTCTATTTCCGCGAAATGCTGGCCTCGTCCGATTTCGAGAAGATGAAGGGCAAGCTGCCCATCTGCCTGGGCAAGACCATCGGCGGCGAGCCGGTCATTGCCGACCTCGCGCGCATGCCCCACCTGCTCATCGCCGGGACCACCGGCTCGGGCAAGTCGGTGGGTATCAACACCTTCATCCTTTCGCTGCTCTACCAGATGACGCCCGAGCAGTGCCGCATGATCATGATCGACCCGAAAATGCTCGAACTGTCGATCTATGACGGCATCCCGCATCTGCTGACCCCGGTCGTCACCGATCCGCAAAAGGCGGTGGTGGCGCTCAAATGGGCGGTGCGCGAGATGGAAGACCGCTATCGCAAGATGAGCAAGATCGGCGTGCGCAATATCGACGGCTTCAACCAGCGCGTCACCGAGGCGGCCAACCAGGGCAAGACCATCACCCGCACGGTGCAGACCGGCTTTGATCGCGAAACCGGCGAGGCGATCTTCGAAAGCGAGGAATTCGACCTCGAGCCCTTGCCCTATATCGTCATCATCGTCGACGAGATGGCCGACCTGATGATGGTGGCCGGCAAGGACATCGAAGGCGCCATCCAGCGCCTGGCGCAGATGGCCCGCGCTGCCGGCATCCACATGGTCACCGCCACCCAGCGCCCGTCCGTGGACGTCATCACCGGCACCATCAAGGCCAATTTCCCCACCCGCATCTCCTTCATGGTGACGTCGAAAATCGACAGCCGCACCATTCTGGGCGAGCAGGGCGCCGAGCAGCTCCTGGGCAATGGCGACATGCTCTACATGGCCTCAGGCGGCCGCACCAAGCGCCTGCACGGCGCCTTCGTCTCCGATGCCGAGGTGGAATCGGTCGTTGCTCATCTCAAGAGCCAGGGCACGCCCGACTATCTCGACAACATCACCGAGGAAGACGAGGAAGGCGGCTTCGGCGAGGATGGCGCCGGCGGCGACGACTATGCCGGCTCGGGTGACGAGCTCTACGACAAGGCCGTGCATATCGTGATGACCGACAAGAAGGCCTCCACCTCCTATATTCAGCGGCGCCTCGCTATAGGCTACAACAAGGCAGCGACCCTGATCGAGCGCATGGAGCGCGAAGGCGTCATCTCGCCGGCCAACCATGCCGGCAAGCGCGAAATCCTCGTCGGCAACAATTCCGACGGCTACTGATCCAGGCGCTGACTGCGCAATGGACGTGTCCAATCCCCGCCGGTGCCGCAAGGCGCCGGCGGTGTGTTTTGGACGTATCCCG
It contains:
- a CDS encoding DNA translocase FtsK, producing MPSHPVPTLDEVRSLPARATRNPGRSAAPPSPPPAIAIRIPLRLAGFMLLGLCAVLLASLASWSVDDPSLSLATAKHAANWLGYPGAVIADLTFQFLGLAGLVMVVPLALWGWAMARRHVVTRPGLRLISWIGAIVLFSGVFSFVAMPASWPLPTGLGGLCGMLFTNLAGMIAGSDPQPITSTLFAIILAAPALALFWIAMGLGTSVPARPQKAGASRKAAEADEREPNPLVEVAMGAVVHMGYSLRTAFRRAKAEHAARRAAEQAPDFEHDAEPPLHAGAAPEVRLDREPVSVAPQRRIHVAPQPVEPSFEPSARIKAQPDYDDTAIDYPDEPEDDGVPFVPDAPVPARTQRGDSRFHPADPAAPRVAAPAPRPAQGQRVFREAQGSLLDEPHGFELPELSLLAEPKRGGPLPEHAPEHLEDMARQLEAVLADFGVKGDIINVRPGPVVTLFELEPAPGIKSSRVISLADDIARSMSAISARVAVVPGRNAIGIELPNQTRETVYFREMLASSDFEKMKGKLPICLGKTIGGEPVIADLARMPHLLIAGTTGSGKSVGINTFILSLLYQMTPEQCRMIMIDPKMLELSIYDGIPHLLTPVVTDPQKAVVALKWAVREMEDRYRKMSKIGVRNIDGFNQRVTEAANQGKTITRTVQTGFDRETGEAIFESEEFDLEPLPYIVIIVDEMADLMMVAGKDIEGAIQRLAQMARAAGIHMVTATQRPSVDVITGTIKANFPTRISFMVTSKIDSRTILGEQGAEQLLGNGDMLYMASGGRTKRLHGAFVSDAEVESVVAHLKSQGTPDYLDNITEEDEEGGFGEDGAGGDDYAGSGDELYDKAVHIVMTDKKASTSYIQRRLAIGYNKAATLIERMEREGVISPANHAGKREILVGNNSDGY